The Bradysia coprophila strain Holo2 chromosome IV, BU_Bcop_v1, whole genome shotgun sequence genome includes a region encoding these proteins:
- the LOC119066389 gene encoding oligodendrocyte-myelin glycoprotein, translating to MNRTLKRHQIQNFFKMKNLIVNGLFIVLICSLSTRLSQASPSDDDYDDYTVDEDYYVYDDDPPTEKSQEDEMATENSYVEATVATQINAGGHNVTDVKISSIAAVHEDEKTESVLGVFIADTDVPEDSNCPRFCSCDEQYQFIDCSNRSLSEIPKNLPNTTLHINLAHNSIKEIQENDLSNLTVVRQIILKNNSIQNVNQNMFQSLHRLDDLDLSSNNISEIDPDLFLHAQSLSSLTLDSNPVSFKANHSFLNLPGLEVLNLVDCNITEFYDQTFTNLSGLTGLNLANNSFATDMNVVAFYPLVSLLKLKLPHVSRNETYELCEKIQAIDVISFDMYNISCYELVSGSTYDESTITHAPPTVHVEITTTPMPTTSTMQISVQEVTEATTKATKQNVTEKSPRVNTHETITNTEARNTTNGDDVKSQELEKSTQSMKTILIASIVIAVIGLAIGLVCRKDVFGVKTKLCRTQRPEPPTIPEQVPLNKV from the exons attGAGCCAAGCATCCCCCAGTGACGACGACTATGATGATTACACTGTCGACGAAGATTATTATGTTTACGACGACGACCCGCCCACCGAGAAAAGTCAAGAGGACGAAATGGCTACGGAAAATAGCTACGTGGAGGCAACAGTGGCCACACAAATTAATGCTGGCGGTCACAATGTCACAGACGTGAAGATTTCATCAATAGCTGCTGTTCATGAAGACGAAAAAACCGAATCTGTGCTTGGTGTTTTCATTGCCGACACCG ACGTTCCTGAAGACTCAAATTGTCCCAGATTCTGCAGCTGTGACGAGCAATACCAGTTTATTGATTGTTCAAATCGAAGCCTATCCGAAATACCAAAAAATCTACCAAACACGACACTGCACATAAACCTAGCGCATAATTCTATTAAGGAAATACAGGAAAATGATCTCAGTAATTTGACTGTTGTAAGACAGATCATACTGAAAAACAATAGCATTCAGAACGTCAATCAAAAC ATGTTCCAGTCGCTTCATCGACTCGACGATCTCGACTTATCATCTAATAATATATCGGAAATCGATCCGGATCTCTTTCTACACGCACAAAGCTTGTCATCGTTAACATTAGACAGCAATCCGGTATCGTTCAAAGCAAATCATtcgtttttgaatttaccgggaTTGGAGGTACTGAATTTGGTGGACTGTAACATAACCGAATTTTACGATCAAACGTTTACAAATTTGAGTGGACTGACAGGGCTAAATTTAGCCAACAATTCCTTTGCTACG GACATGAATGTAGTTGCCTTTTACCCCCTAGTTTCACTGTTGAAACTCAAACTTCCGCATGTCTCCAGAAACGAAACATACGAACTATGCGAGAAGATACAAGCTATTGATGTCATCAGCTTTGATATGTACAACATTAGCTGCTATGAGCTGGTATCTGGTTCAACTTATGACGAAAGCACAATTACACATGCTCCGCCAACGGTGCATGTCGAAA TCACCACAACACCGATGCCAACGACCAGCACAATGCAAATATCAGTACAGGAAGTGACGGAGGCCACAACAAAGGCCACCAAACAAAACGTCACTGAGAAAAGTCCGAGAGTGAATACCCACGAAACAATAACAAATACCGAAGCACGAAATACCACCAATGGGGACGATGTTAAGTCACAAGAACTGGAAAAATCGACACAGTCGATGAAGACGATATTGATAG CTTCAATAGTCATTGCAGTTATTGGACTCGCAATTGGTCTGGTCTGTCGCAAAGATGTGTTCGGTGTGAAGACGAAACTATGTCGTACACAACGACCGGAACCCCCAACCATTCCCGAACAAGTGCCACTGAACAAAGTGTAG